CTCCATGATCTCTTCGCCTTGTTTGGAGTTAAGGTTACCTGTTGGCTCATCGGCTAACAACAATTTTGGTTTGGCAATCAACGCGCGGGCTATGCCAACCAATTGCTGTTGTCCACCTGATAACTGAGCAGGAAAAAGGTCTTTTTTTCCAACTATATTAAATTTATCCAGTATATCAGCAACCATGGCTTTACGTTCGGCGCTTTTGAAATCCTGGTAAATTAGCGGTGTTTCGATATTTTCATAAACAGTAAGCTCATCTATCAGGTGATAAGCCTGGAAAACAAAACCAATATATTGTTTATACAAAGCCGAGCGTTGCTTTTCTTTGAGCTGGTGTACAGCATGGCCTGCAAAATAGTGATAGCCGTCGGTTGGCTCATCCAGCATACCTATAACGTTAAGCAAAGTTGATTTTCCTGATCCTGATGGGCCCATAATAGAAATAAATTCGCCCTCGTCAACCTCAAGGCTCAAATCGTTGAGCACATAATTTTTTAGTCCACTTACCTGGTAGTATTTTGAAATATGCTGTAGTGATAACATTTTTTGTTGTGAATTAATAAGTTGGTGAATTAGTGATTTAAATTTTACTTAACAGCAATAATAATAATCATTTTATCATTCAGGTATCAATAATATACCAAACTTTCAAACAGTTAATTATCAGCAACTTAATCAAAAACAAATAAATAATAACTGTACGCTTATGTAACATGGGGCGTACGGTAATGATACAAAGGTGAAAGGTGAAAGGTGAAAGGTGAAAGGTGAAAGGTGAAAGGTGAAAGGTGAAAGGTGAAAGGTGAATCAACCTTGCTTCGCCGGTTGATTCACTGGTTGGGACATACCGCAAACGCAGCTACCTTTTATCTTTTGCCTTTTGCCTTTCACCTATATACTACTCGCTTCTTAAACTTTTAACTGGGTTGCTAAGCGCCGCGCGGATGGCCTGGAAACTGATGGTACCAAGGGCTATAACAGAGGCCAGGATGCCCGCTATAGCAAAGATCCACCAGCTGATATCAATGCGGTAGGCAAAATCTTTGAGCCAGCTGTGCATAAACCAATAAGCCAATGGCGATGCTATAAAGAAAGAGATGATGACCAGTATAATAAAATCCCGGGATAGCATATTAACAATGCCAGGCACAGTGGCACCCAATACTTTCCGGATACCAATTTCGCGCGTACGTTGTAGCGTACTGTACGATGCCAGGCCCAACAAACCAAGGCATGATATAAATATGGCCAGCACGGCAAAGTTGAGGAACAGTTTGCCAAAGCGCTGCTCGGCCCGGTACTGGCGGTCAAAAAACTCATCTAAAAAGTAATAGCTAAATGGCCTATTCGGAATTAACATCTTCCATTTATTTTCAATGGCGGCCAGCGTTGCTGCGGTATTTTGGGTTGACATCTTTACCGAAATTAAAGAGATGTTCTTCATTTCGATACGCATGCTTAACGGTTTAATAACTTCCTGTAGTGACCGGAAATGGAAGTCCTTCATCACCCCTACTATTTTACCCTCGCGACCCCATTGTTTAAAGCGCCTGCCAATGGCCTGTTGAGGCGAACTATAACCAAATAATTTAACCGCGGCCTCGTTCAATAACATGGCCTGGGCTGTATCTGTGCCAAACT
The genomic region above belongs to Mucilaginibacter sp. KACC 22773 and contains:
- a CDS encoding ABC transporter ATP-binding protein; translation: MLSLQHISKYYQVSGLKNYVLNDLSLEVDEGEFISIMGPSGSGKSTLLNVIGMLDEPTDGYHYFAGHAVHQLKEKQRSALYKQYIGFVFQAYHLIDELTVYENIETPLIYQDFKSAERKAMVADILDKFNIVGKKDLFPAQLSGGQQQLVGIARALIAKPKLLLADEPTGNLNSKQGEEIMELFRKLNKEDKVTIIQVTHSEKNAEYGTRIINLLDGKIASSKQL